One stretch of Sander vitreus isolate 19-12246 chromosome 16, sanVit1, whole genome shotgun sequence DNA includes these proteins:
- the ppp1r3b gene encoding protein phosphatase 1 regulatory subunit 3B isoform X2 translates to MPIDMALPLYLSKEEFIYRTSTKTCQPSLNSCLRFEPSPRMDQTEPEDAPSSRKTENPAKKQVTFADHRGLSLTSVKLFSQFDDPIDIPLNVQSMLCSAVSLAAQQDNKLALDFVQPSSDYLHFRQRLEVNYVCLEHCVLREKVLAGTVKVRNVSFEKSVKLRLTSDSWQSHADVDCEYMKDAYPSMHSDTFAFSVALPERLAPQQRMEFAVCYAVAGREYWDSNQGDNYCIVWASAKTSRRPDAADFGIHLERYGSPTCSHGLFPDWPSYAGYENTGPYY, encoded by the exons ATGCCGATCGACATGGCGTTACCTCTGTACCTGTCCAAAGAGGAGTTCATCTACCGGACGTCTACTAAAACATGCCAACCGTCTCTCAACTCCTGCCTGAGGTTCGAACCTTCGCCCCGTATGGACCAGACGGAGCCTGAGGACGCACCTTCCTCCAGGAAAACCGAGAA CCCTGCCAAGAAGCAGGTGACGTTCGCCGATCACCGCGGCCTGTCTCTGACCAGCGTGAAGCTCTTCTCTCAGTTCGACGATCCCATCGACATTCCTCTGAACGTCCAGTCGATGCTCTGCTCCGCCGTGTCCCTGGCGGCCCAACAGGACAACAAACTGGCGCTGGACTTCGTTCAGCCGTCCTCCGACTACCTGCACTTCCGCCAGCGCCTGGAGGTGAACTACGTGTGCCTGGAGCACTGCGTGCTGCGGGAGAAGGTGCTGGCGGGAACCGTCAAAGTCCGAAACGTTTCCTTCGAGAAGAGCGTGAAGCTGCGCTTGACGTCCGACAGCTGGCAGAGCCACGCCGACGTGGACTGCGAGTACATGAAGGAcgcctatcccagcatgcacagCGACACCTTTGCCTTCAGCGTGGCTCTGCCCGAGCGGCTGGCGCCGCAGCAGCGCATGGAGTTCGCCGTCTGTTACGCGGTGGCGGGGCGGGAGTACTGGGACAGCAACCAGGGGGACAACTACTGCATCGTCTGGGCCTCGGCCAAGACCAGCCGGCGCCCCGACGCTGCGGACTTTGGGATTCATTTGGAGCGGTACGGCAGCCCCACCTGCTCACACGGGCTCTTCCCTGATTGGCCGAGTTACGCGGGATACGAGAACACCGGCCCGTACTACTGA
- the ppp1r3b gene encoding protein phosphatase 1 regulatory subunit 3B isoform X1 — MPIDMALPLYLSKEEFIYRTSTKTCQPSLNSCLRFEPSPRMDQTEPEDAPSSRKTENSPAKKQVTFADHRGLSLTSVKLFSQFDDPIDIPLNVQSMLCSAVSLAAQQDNKLALDFVQPSSDYLHFRQRLEVNYVCLEHCVLREKVLAGTVKVRNVSFEKSVKLRLTSDSWQSHADVDCEYMKDAYPSMHSDTFAFSVALPERLAPQQRMEFAVCYAVAGREYWDSNQGDNYCIVWASAKTSRRPDAADFGIHLERYGSPTCSHGLFPDWPSYAGYENTGPYY; from the exons ATGCCGATCGACATGGCGTTACCTCTGTACCTGTCCAAAGAGGAGTTCATCTACCGGACGTCTACTAAAACATGCCAACCGTCTCTCAACTCCTGCCTGAGGTTCGAACCTTCGCCCCGTATGGACCAGACGGAGCCTGAGGACGCACCTTCCTCCAGGAAAACCGAGAA CAGCCCTGCCAAGAAGCAGGTGACGTTCGCCGATCACCGCGGCCTGTCTCTGACCAGCGTGAAGCTCTTCTCTCAGTTCGACGATCCCATCGACATTCCTCTGAACGTCCAGTCGATGCTCTGCTCCGCCGTGTCCCTGGCGGCCCAACAGGACAACAAACTGGCGCTGGACTTCGTTCAGCCGTCCTCCGACTACCTGCACTTCCGCCAGCGCCTGGAGGTGAACTACGTGTGCCTGGAGCACTGCGTGCTGCGGGAGAAGGTGCTGGCGGGAACCGTCAAAGTCCGAAACGTTTCCTTCGAGAAGAGCGTGAAGCTGCGCTTGACGTCCGACAGCTGGCAGAGCCACGCCGACGTGGACTGCGAGTACATGAAGGAcgcctatcccagcatgcacagCGACACCTTTGCCTTCAGCGTGGCTCTGCCCGAGCGGCTGGCGCCGCAGCAGCGCATGGAGTTCGCCGTCTGTTACGCGGTGGCGGGGCGGGAGTACTGGGACAGCAACCAGGGGGACAACTACTGCATCGTCTGGGCCTCGGCCAAGACCAGCCGGCGCCCCGACGCTGCGGACTTTGGGATTCATTTGGAGCGGTACGGCAGCCCCACCTGCTCACACGGGCTCTTCCCTGATTGGCCGAGTTACGCGGGATACGAGAACACCGGCCCGTACTACTGA